A single region of the Opitutus sp. genome encodes:
- the rapA gene encoding RNA polymerase-associated protein RapA, producing MSLGFVGQRCLSEREPELGLGLVAELDRTRITIEFPATREKRIYARGTPVLKRVQFTVGETVATRAGEKFTVASVDELAGLLTYVGPAGQRVREDVISDLTSVASPAERLMAAQAEPSTVFDLRLRALQARARFRQSPVRGFLGGRIDLIPHQFYILNEVAGRQIPRVLLADEVGLGKTIEACLILQRLLATGRVKRALILVPESLTHQWFVELLRRFNLWFTIFDEPRCADIEGSEPGKNPFLSSQLALGSVSLLSGMDNRRAQVVEAGWDIVIVDEAHHLGWTPEEASPEYKFVEQLARKTAGLLLLTATPTQLGQAGHFARLRLLDPHRYDDFESFVDEAADFGQVAAIAEKIVDGKTLTAADHTALRKLFDRDPETLATHLAALSAGKAGARDALLRTLLDQHGTGRVVFRNTRAAMTGFPKRQYCPVAIADATPTLLARVGRELQAEETGEIATLRFSYKEDPRLDWLVGFLQKNAPAKVLLICRSERKVLALEAAIKEKLNLNIGLFHESLPLIQRDRQAAWFAEPAGAQLLLCSEIGSEGRNFQFAHHLVLFDLPLNPGLVEQRIGRLDRIGQTETIRIHVPYLVGGADEAVAQWYHLGLNSFEAPLHGGNDYADAFRTRLLELATSYGEGKLKKKARPQLDAFIAETEVFRDALQLKLKQGRDRLLELNSFNGEVAKAVIDRVRAADADPLLKKILTDLLEHFGVEIKEHEDGDFNLNADRAYVEGFPSIPRDGILATYQRKRAIAREDIRFLSADHPLVQDTIDLLVDSPAGTTAFCVLEADKPNLLLEAVFVLETVADARWHVDQFLAPTPVRVLVDIHGGDLTDDVLYSRLNADVEDAPLASFLERPGFNGTLLKNLVTAATERATARTLTIKKTAREQAAATLTADLQRLVELGKLNDNVRPEELELAKKQVLQVRTAIEQARLRLDSLRLIVEGVDLD from the coding sequence ATGTCTCTTGGTTTTGTCGGACAACGCTGCCTGAGTGAACGCGAGCCCGAGCTGGGCCTTGGCCTGGTCGCGGAGCTTGATCGCACCCGCATCACAATCGAGTTCCCCGCCACCCGGGAAAAACGCATCTACGCCCGCGGCACTCCCGTGCTCAAACGCGTGCAGTTCACCGTCGGCGAGACCGTCGCCACCCGCGCCGGCGAAAAGTTCACCGTCGCCTCCGTCGACGAGCTCGCCGGCCTGCTCACCTACGTCGGCCCAGCCGGCCAGCGCGTGCGCGAGGACGTCATCTCCGACCTGACGAGCGTCGCCTCCCCCGCCGAGCGCCTGATGGCCGCCCAGGCCGAACCCTCCACCGTATTCGATCTCCGCCTACGCGCGCTCCAGGCCCGGGCCCGCTTCCGCCAGTCCCCGGTGCGCGGCTTTCTCGGCGGGCGCATCGACCTGATCCCGCACCAGTTTTACATTCTCAATGAGGTCGCCGGCCGCCAAATCCCGCGTGTGCTGCTCGCCGACGAGGTCGGCTTGGGCAAAACCATCGAGGCGTGTCTCATTCTCCAGCGCCTGCTCGCCACCGGCCGGGTTAAACGCGCACTCATCCTCGTGCCCGAGTCGCTCACCCACCAGTGGTTCGTCGAACTGCTGCGCCGCTTCAACCTGTGGTTCACGATCTTTGACGAGCCGCGTTGCGCCGACATCGAAGGCAGCGAACCGGGCAAAAACCCGTTTCTCTCCAGCCAATTGGCACTCGGCAGCGTCAGCCTGCTGTCCGGCATGGATAACCGCCGCGCCCAGGTCGTCGAGGCCGGCTGGGACATCGTCATCGTCGACGAAGCGCACCACCTTGGCTGGACGCCCGAAGAGGCCAGCCCCGAATACAAATTCGTCGAGCAACTCGCGCGCAAAACCGCCGGTCTGCTCCTGCTGACCGCCACCCCGACCCAGCTCGGCCAAGCCGGGCATTTTGCGCGCCTGCGCCTGCTCGACCCGCACCGCTACGACGACTTCGAGAGCTTCGTCGACGAAGCCGCCGACTTTGGCCAGGTCGCCGCCATCGCCGAAAAGATCGTGGACGGTAAAACCCTCACGGCCGCCGACCACACCGCGCTGCGCAAGCTCTTCGACCGCGATCCGGAAACCCTCGCCACCCACCTTGCCGCGCTCTCCGCTGGAAAAGCCGGCGCGCGTGACGCCCTGTTGCGCACCCTGCTCGACCAGCACGGCACCGGCCGCGTGGTGTTTCGCAACACCCGCGCCGCCATGACCGGCTTCCCCAAGCGCCAGTATTGCCCGGTCGCGATCGCCGACGCCACGCCCACGCTGCTGGCCCGCGTTGGCCGCGAACTGCAGGCCGAGGAAACCGGCGAGATCGCCACGCTGCGCTTCTCCTACAAGGAAGACCCGCGCCTGGATTGGCTGGTCGGCTTCCTGCAAAAAAACGCCCCCGCCAAAGTCCTCCTCATCTGCCGCTCGGAGCGCAAGGTGCTCGCGCTGGAGGCCGCCATCAAAGAAAAGCTCAACCTCAACATCGGCCTGTTTCACGAGAGCCTGCCGCTGATTCAGCGCGACCGCCAGGCCGCTTGGTTTGCCGAACCCGCCGGAGCCCAACTCCTGCTCTGCTCCGAAATCGGCAGCGAGGGGCGCAACTTCCAGTTCGCCCACCACCTCGTGCTGTTCGACCTGCCGCTCAACCCCGGCCTCGTCGAGCAACGCATCGGCCGCCTCGACCGTATCGGCCAAACGGAGACCATTCGCATTCACGTGCCCTACCTCGTCGGCGGTGCCGACGAAGCCGTGGCCCAGTGGTATCACCTGGGCCTGAATTCATTCGAAGCGCCGCTGCACGGTGGCAACGATTACGCCGACGCCTTCCGCACCCGCCTGCTGGAACTGGCGACGTCTTACGGCGAAGGTAAACTCAAGAAAAAGGCCCGCCCGCAGCTCGACGCCTTCATCGCCGAAACCGAAGTTTTCCGCGACGCCCTCCAGCTCAAGCTCAAGCAAGGCCGCGATCGCCTGCTGGAGTTAAACTCCTTCAACGGCGAGGTGGCCAAAGCCGTGATCGACCGCGTGCGTGCCGCCGACGCCGATCCGCTGCTGAAAAAAATCCTCACCGACCTGCTCGAACACTTCGGGGTCGAAATCAAGGAGCACGAGGACGGAGATTTCAACCTCAACGCCGACCGCGCCTACGTTGAAGGTTTCCCGTCGATCCCGCGCGACGGCATTCTGGCGACCTACCAGCGCAAGCGCGCGATTGCACGCGAAGACATTCGATTCCTCTCGGCCGATCACCCGCTGGTGCAAGACACGATCGACCTGCTGGTGGATTCGCCCGCCGGCACCACGGCTTTCTGCGTGCTCGAAGCCGACAAGCCCAACTTGCTGCTCGAAGCCGTCTTCGTTTTAGAAACGGTTGCCGACGCCCGCTGGCACGTGGACCAGTTCCTAGCGCCGACCCCGGTGCGCGTCTTGGTCGACATCCACGGCGGTGACCTGACCGACGACGTGCTGTATTCACGGCTCAACGCCGACGTGGAAGACGCCCCGCTGGCGAGTTTCTTGGAGCGGCCCGGCTTTAACGGCACGCTGTTAAAAAACCTGGTTACCGCGGCCACCGAGCGGGCGACAGCGCGCACCTTGACGATCAAAAAGACGGCGCGGGAGCAGGCCGCCGCCACGCTCACCGCCGACCTGCAACGGCTGGTCGAATTGGGGAAGTTAAACGACAACGTGCGGCCCGAAGAGCTCGAACTGGCGAAGAAGCAGGTGTTGCAAGTGCGCACCGCGATCGAGCAAGCACGGCTGCGTTTGGACAGCCTGCGTTTGATCGTCGAAGGCGTGGACCTGGATTGA
- the ltrA gene encoding group II intron reverse transcriptase/maturase → MSSVTETTDESSRYLNGEDCKDRKRQSRKDVGPKSLISDQHVGGVSGGGGVGKVVRLSGETCGGGASCDASTTGTSAAKPRKAGRAVAGVGDLHSSDDLADIKTAGERREGTCSHASQSGKGPDDGWGDELWIKTSPKVRKLQRVLYRKAKAEPHWRFYSLYGELYRQDILSDALDQVIANDGVPGVDGFEVETLAKNEAYRAAWLLALAEEMRTKTYRPSPVLRVYIWKDQARTKRRALGIPTVKDRVVQSAAVIVLQPILEADFHDHSYAYRPKRRTHQAMDKVKEAMLSGKVEVVDADLSSYFDMIPHRELLQLVAKRVSDGSVLRLIKTWLRAPIVEEDRDTGCRKVSANRCGTPQGGVISPLLANLYLNDLDHAVNEKCEQKPTMVRYADDLLILCKPGQGAGLQTRLKRWLEARKLKLNEEKTRLVDTRKEGFEFLGFSVAWRQGMKSKRRYPHVDPSAKSLAKLRDKVRMELDVRTRNQPAVAVVRKVNQITRGWATAFHYGNSTHVFSNQQAFVRNRLRRWLWRKYSRTHGLFEFFTDDRLHGQYKLWHWPLTAAWKQ, encoded by the coding sequence ATGAGCTCCGTTACCGAAACAACCGACGAGTCCAGCCGCTACCTGAACGGTGAAGACTGCAAGGATCGGAAAAGGCAGTCTCGCAAAGACGTAGGACCTAAATCGTTGATTTCCGATCAACACGTCGGCGGAGTCAGCGGGGGCGGCGGGGTGGGAAAGGTCGTTAGGTTAAGTGGTGAGACCTGCGGCGGTGGGGCGTCTTGCGATGCCTCAACCACCGGCACAAGCGCGGCAAAACCTCGTAAGGCCGGACGGGCCGTGGCAGGAGTCGGAGACCTCCATAGTAGTGATGATCTAGCGGACATTAAAACCGCCGGGGAGCGAAGGGAGGGCACTTGTTCCCACGCATCACAGAGCGGCAAAGGACCCGACGATGGCTGGGGTGATGAACTCTGGATAAAAACGTCACCGAAGGTTCGGAAGCTGCAACGTGTGCTATATCGGAAAGCAAAAGCGGAGCCGCATTGGCGGTTCTATAGTTTGTATGGAGAGCTGTATCGGCAGGACATTCTGTCGGATGCGCTCGATCAGGTGATCGCCAATGACGGCGTGCCGGGAGTGGACGGGTTCGAGGTGGAAACGCTCGCAAAGAACGAAGCCTATCGGGCGGCATGGCTGCTTGCGCTGGCGGAGGAAATGCGAACGAAAACCTACCGACCCAGTCCGGTCCTGCGCGTCTATATATGGAAGGATCAGGCCAGGACCAAACGTCGTGCGCTGGGCATCCCTACGGTGAAAGACCGGGTGGTGCAAAGCGCGGCGGTGATCGTGTTGCAGCCAATCCTAGAGGCGGACTTCCATGACCATTCCTACGCCTACCGGCCGAAACGTCGGACCCATCAGGCGATGGATAAGGTCAAGGAAGCCATGCTGAGCGGAAAGGTGGAGGTGGTGGACGCGGATTTATCGAGCTACTTCGATATGATCCCGCACCGCGAACTCCTGCAATTGGTGGCCAAACGGGTGAGCGATGGGAGCGTGTTGCGTTTAATAAAAACGTGGCTGCGCGCACCCATCGTGGAAGAGGACCGGGACACGGGGTGCCGCAAGGTGAGCGCGAACCGGTGTGGCACGCCACAAGGCGGAGTTATATCGCCTCTGCTGGCGAACCTCTACCTCAACGACCTCGATCATGCGGTGAATGAGAAGTGCGAACAAAAGCCGACGATGGTGCGTTACGCCGACGACCTCCTGATCCTGTGCAAACCGGGTCAAGGGGCGGGGCTGCAAACGCGACTGAAACGGTGGCTGGAGGCACGTAAGTTAAAGCTCAACGAAGAGAAAACCCGACTGGTGGATACACGAAAGGAAGGCTTTGAGTTCCTCGGTTTTTCCGTCGCATGGCGGCAAGGCATGAAGAGCAAACGAAGGTATCCGCACGTGGACCCCAGTGCGAAAAGTCTGGCCAAGTTACGCGACAAAGTGCGGATGGAGCTAGATGTGCGAACGCGCAACCAACCGGCGGTGGCGGTGGTCCGCAAGGTCAACCAAATCACTCGCGGTTGGGCGACGGCGTTTCATTACGGCAACAGCACGCACGTGTTTAGTAACCAGCAGGCTTTTGTGCGCAACCGGTTGCGGCGGTGGCTGTGGCGAAAGTATAGCCGCACCCACGGACTCTTCGAGTTCTTCACCGACGACCGTTTGCATGGTCAATACAAACTATGGCACTGGCCGCTTACGGCGGCTTGGAAGCAATGA
- a CDS encoding type II toxin-antitoxin system RelE/ParE family toxin: MKHYRFHRQAEAEFAEAAQHYAEKSPALGVRFYITIMELIHEVRESPQRYRVIQSPCRRHFRLPFPYAVIYIERPDDVFIVAVSSFKREHGYWRDRLK; the protein is encoded by the coding sequence GTGAAGCACTACCGCTTCCATCGGCAGGCCGAGGCCGAGTTTGCCGAGGCGGCGCAGCATTACGCCGAGAAAAGCCCGGCTCTTGGTGTGCGCTTCTACATCACGATCATGGAGCTGATCCACGAGGTCCGTGAGTCCCCGCAGCGTTATCGAGTGATCCAGTCGCCGTGCCGTCGCCACTTCCGTCTGCCCTTCCCTTACGCGGTGATCTACATTGAGCGGCCCGACGACGTCTTCATTGTGGCGGTATCGTCGTTCAAGAGGGAGCATGGCTACTGGCGCGACCGTTTAAAGTGA
- a CDS encoding addiction module protein, with protein MPMTVEQVIAETKNWPAEQVEALFERFLMSNYRLPDPEYDAAWGAEIQRRLDDIESGREVGVPGEEVMERVRKIVGL; from the coding sequence ATGCCCATGACCGTTGAACAAGTGATCGCGGAGACGAAAAATTGGCCGGCGGAGCAGGTCGAGGCGCTGTTCGAGCGCTTCCTGATGTCCAACTATCGTCTGCCAGACCCGGAGTATGACGCCGCTTGGGGGGCCGAGATCCAGCGCCGCCTTGATGACATCGAAAGCGGGCGCGAAGTGGGCGTCCCCGGCGAGGAAGTCATGGAGCGCGTGCGCAAGATTGTCGGCCTGTGA